ACCTGATTGGTGGACATCTTATATCTGCTATTATAGGTGTGAGTGTTTACAAATTTATCAATCTTGATATCTCTATACTAGGTGCACTAGCCGTTTCTTTATCTATAGTCATGATGCACTTTACTTGCACACTCCATCCTCCTGGTGGAGGAACTGCACTCATTGCTGTTATTGGAGGTAGAGCCATTCATGATTTGGGCTATTTATATGTTTTATCTCCAATAGCTCTTGGTGCCTTTTTATTACTCTTTATCGCCTTAGTGGTAAACAACTTTTCAAGAAATCCAAAAAGACATTATCCGAGATATTGGATTTAAACAGAGAGCTCTTTACTTTTTTTTAACAACAAAAAAGATATAATCGACAAACTTATTTACACCAAAAAAATACTGCATAACAAAAGGATTAGCATGAGAATTCGTAAACGCGCCTTAACATTTGAAGATGTACTTTTAGTACCTCAATACTCTGAAATTTTACCAAAAGAAGTCTCTTTAGAGACAAAATTAACACGAAATATAACTCTTAAAATCCCTTTAGTCTCAGCAGCTATGGATACAGTGACCGAATATAGAGCAGCTATTGCTATGGCTAGACTTGGTGGAATTGGTATCATCCATAAAAACATGGATGTAAAGACTCAAGCAAAACAAATAACTAAAGTTAAAAAAAGCGAGAGTGGCATTATTATAGACCCCATCTATGTGCATCCTGATGCAACTCTTAAAGATGCAGAAAAGCTTATGAAAGAGTATAAAATTTCAGGTGTGCCTGTAGTTGATACACATAACAAACTACTCGGAATCCTTACAAATCGTGATATGAGATTTGAAAAAGACCTTAAAAAGTTAGTCACAGAATCTATGACAAAAATGCCACTTATTACGGCTGGCAGGGGTATCTCTTTAGATGATGCGGCTGATATCATGAACAAAAACAAGATAGAAAAACTCCCTATCATAGATGAACAAGGACTTTTAAAAGGCTTAGTTACTATCAAAGATATAAAAAAACGTATCGAATATCCAAACTCAAACAAAGATGCTTTTGGAAGACTTGTAGTTGGTGGAGCTATTGGTGTTGGACAGTACGAGCGTGCTAAAGCACTTGTAAATGCTGGTTGTGATGTCTTAGTCTTAGACTCGGCACACGGTCATTCAAAAGGAATCCTTGATACTGTTAAAAAGATAAAAGAGATCTTAGAAGTTGATGTTATTGCTGGAAATGTAGCTACTGGCGAAGCAGTTGAAGCTCTTATAAAAGCTGGGGCTGATGGTGTTAAAGTCGGTATTGGACCAGGATCTATCTGTACTACTCGCATAGTTGCGGGCGTTGGTATTCCTCAAATCTCTGCAATAGATGAGTGTGCAGAAGTAGCACGCAAGCACGGCGTGCCAATCATAGCAGATGGTGGCATAAAATACTCTGGTGATATTTCTAAAGCTTTAGCAGTTGGAGCCTCTTGTATTATGGCTGGCTCACTTTTAGCTGGAACTGAAGAATCACCTGGTGAGACTATCATGTTTCAAGGACGACAGTACAAGTCATACAGAGGTATGGGAAGTATTGGTGCTATGCAAAAAGGCTCAACTGACAGATATTTTCAAGAGGGAACCGCATCTGATAAGCTAGTTCCTGAGGGAATTGAGGGACGAGTTCCTTTTAGAGGTCCAATAGCTGGAATAGTTCATCAAATGATGGGCGGACTTCGTTCATCTATGGGCTATTGTGGAAGTAAAAATATTGAGATGTTTTGGGATAAAGCTGAGTTTGTAGAGATTACAAGTGCTGGACTAAAAGAGTCTCATGTTCACGATGTTATCATCACTCAAGAAGCTCCGAACTACCACGTTTAATCGAAAAAGATAAGGAACCGATGCTTTTAGGAATGCTAACCCATGGCATTCTCCACGATGAGCTTCGGATGTGGGGCTTTAAAATCAAAGCAAGGAGTTATATATGAATGAAGTAAGATATGCTGGTTTTTGGATACGCTTTTTTGCTTCTTTTTTAGATACTCTTTTTTTAGCTCTACCAGTTGGCATAATAATCTACTTTTTAAGTGATGGCAACTGGTTTGACTTTTCACAATACCAACAAAACATAGCTTATGCCATGAGTGGAAATGCTGAAAAGGCGCTTGCTTCTCAACCCCAAACCTCACTCAAGTGGGAATTACTTTTTGAAGTTAGTGTTTTGCTTATTACTATGCTTTTTTGGAAAAGGTGGCGTGGTGCTACTCCTGGCAAAAAGTTTGTAAATATCAAAATAGTTGATACAAAAACCCTTGGAGAGATAGACAACAAACAAGCACTTACTCGCTCTTTAGGCTACATTGCATCTACTCTTGTCTTGCTTATTGGTTTTTTTATGGTTGCTTTTAGAAGTGATAAAAGAGGACTTCATGACCTCTTAGCTGGAACTGTTGTTATTTATGACAAAGAAAATCTTTAGACTATAGATAAGTATAAATTTTTTTTATATATCTTAAGTTATCTTTGCTAAAATTACCCAATTTAAAATATGCATATCGGAGATATTATGGACTTACAAACAAAAGCTATTCATGTTGGTTATGAAAAAGACTCTCAAAGAACTATGGCAGTTCCAATTTACCAAACAACCGCTTATGAGTTTAACGATACACAGCACGCTGCAAACCTCTTTTCACTAAAAGAGCTTGGAAACATCTACACAAGACTTAATAACCCTACTACAGATGTTTTTGAAAAAAGGTTTGCAGAAGTTGAGGGCGGAGCTGCATCTATTGCTACTGCTAGTGGAATGAGTGCTATATTTTATGCAATTGTCAATGCTTCTGAGGCTGGAGACAACATAATCTGTGCGAGCCAACTCTATGGCGGAACTCTGACTCAGACTACATACACACTAAAAAGACTTGGCATTGAGACTAGATTTTTTGATGTACATAAGCCTGAAGCTATAGAAGCTCTAGTGGATGAAAGGACAAAAATAATCTTTTTTGAATCTCTTACAAATCCTAGTATAGACGTAGCGGACATAGAAGCAATAACGACTATTGCCAACAAGTATGGCATCTTAAGTGTAGTTGATAACACTGTAGCAACGCCTATACTATGTCGCCCATTTGAGTTTGGTGCAGATGTCATTGTTCACAGTACATCAAAATATACCACAGGTCAAGGCTTAGCACTAGGTGGCATCATGGTTGAGAGACATAATCTTGTGGAAAAATTAAAAAACAATCCTAGATATACTCACTTTAATGAGCCCGATGAGTCTTACCACGGTTTAGTCTATACAGAGGTACCACTTCCGCCATATAGCCTTAGGGCGAGACTCTCACTTCTTCGCGATTTAGGGGCGGTTCCAGCTCCATTTAACTCATGGCTTTTTATCCAAGGACTAGAGCATCTATCTCTTCGTATGCAAGAACACTCTAAAAATGCACTCGCTCTAGCTCTATTTTTAGAGTCTCATCCAAAGGTCACAAAAGTAAACTACCCTGGACTAAAGAGCAATGCAAACTATAAAAATGCTCAAAAATACTTTGATGGTGGAGCTAGTAGTGGGCTTCTTAGTTTTGAAGTATCTTCATATGAAGAGGCAGCTAAAGTTGTAGATGCAACGAAAATCTACTCTTTAGTAGTAAATATAGGTGACTCAAAGTCCATCATAACGCACCCCGCATCTACAACGCATCAACAGCTTAAAGATGATGAGCTAAAAGCGTGTGGAGTTTCACAAGGGCTTATCAGAATCTCTTGTGGATTAGAGTCGATAAATGACCTCATAGCAGATATAAAACAGGCATTAGAAGCTTAAAAGCTTCTAATGTCTTAAACTTTAGCCTCACTAAAATTTGGCTTAAGTCCTTTTCGCTAAAATTGTACAACTATTTTATAAAGAGATACAAACTTGTCCTTAAACCTCAAAACACACACGCAACACTTTACAAATCCCCTCTATTTAGAGAGCGGTCGTATAATAGAGCCTTACGACATTGCTTATGAGACCTACGGCGAGTTAAATGATGACAAAAGTAATGTTATAGTAGTTTGTCATGCACTAACAGGCTCGCATCATTGTGCTGGGCTTTATGAGGGTGAAAATAAACCCGGTTGGTGGGATGGACTCATCGGCCCTGGCAAAGGGATTGATACTGATAAGTACTTTGTAATCTGCTCAAATGTTATAGGTAGTTGTTTTGGTTCAACTGGTCCTATGAGCATGCAACATCCGCATCTTGAGCATTATCGCTATAAATTTCCAGTTGTCACCATAAAAGATATGGTAAAAGCTCAACGCATCCTCTTTGATAGGCTAAATATCCATAAAGTTCACGCCATCATAGGTGGCTCAATGGGTGGGATGCAAGCTCTGCAGTTTGGGGTTCATTTTCCAAACTTTACAAATAAAATCATCTCTCTAGCTTCAACTCATGCAACGCAACCTTGGGCTATAGCATTTAACAAAGTAGCTCAAGAAGCGATACTCAAAGATCCAGACTTCAAACAGGGCTATTATGATGCTACTCTTATAAAAGAGAAGGGTCTCTCAGGTATGGCAGTTGGCCGTATGGCTGGACATATTAGCTTCTTATCTCATGAGTCTATGGTTAGAAAATTTAACCGTGAGTATAAAAGAACAGATGGGCTTTATGAGCTATTTGGTAAGTTTCAGGTTGAATCATACCTAGAGTATAATGGCTACAATTTTACTAAATGGTTTGACCCACTCTCATACCTCTACATAACAAAAGCTATCAATATTTTTGATCTCTCTCGTGGTTTTGACTCACTTGAAGAAGCATTAGAAAAGGTAACAGCAAAGATTCATCTTATTAGCTTTAAGAATGATATCTTGTTTAAAAATACAGAGATGAAGCACATTGCAGACACGCTAGAGTCTGTTGGAAATAGTAACTATGACTACATAGATATTGATAGTGATTATGGTCATGATGCATTTCTTGTAGAGTTAGATAAGTTTGAAGACTATATAAAGGAAGCCTTAGATGAGTAAAGATTTTGAGACAAAACTACAAAGTGCTAAAGAGACTCTAGAGACTCTTATGAATCCTGAGATTACCCTAGAAGAAAGCGTAAAAGCTTATGAAAAAGGTACAAAAGAACTTAAAGATGCACAAAAAATCTTAGAAGATGCAGTGCTTAAGATAAACACGATAAAAGCTAGTTAAGAGTCACAAATGAGAGCTGCTGTACTACAACTAAATGCACAAGGTATGAGTAGTACAAAGCTATACAACTACATACGCATAGCACATAACAAGGGTGTAAAAGTCCTTCTTTTAGGCGAATATGTGTTAAATCCCTTTTTTAAAGAGCTAGAATCTTTGAGTGCTTCTATGATAAAAGAGCAGGAAAAACATCAAAGTAAAGTCCTAAAAGAGCTCTCTAGCACTTACAGTATGACAATAGTAGCACCACTCATTATAGTAAGAAAAGGTGAGATTTTTAAAGTTGTTGCGAAGTTTGCACCCTTCTCTACTTCCTACTATGAGCAACAACTCCTTATAAACTACTCTCACTGGAATGAAGAAAAATTCTTTGCAAACTCTCAAAAAGCTTTAAAATCGCCCTTGGTCTTTAAAGTAGATGGATTTAAATTTGCCATCATGAGTGGTTTTGAGATTCATTTTGATGAACTCTTTGCAAAACTTACGGGAAAGAACATCGACTGTCTGCTACTTCCTAGTGTCTCAACTTTTGAATCATACCAAAGATGGAAAACGCTTATACTCTCTCGTGCTTTTACTCATAACTGCTACATACTGCGAGCAAATAGAATAGGCGAATACATAGACAAAGAGTTCAAGTGGAAATTTTATGGCGACTCACTCCTAGCCTCTCCAAATGGCGAACTCTTAGAGCATCTAGGAAACAAAGAAGAGTTAATGATAGTAGATATGAGCCACTCAGAAGTCGTAGATGCAAGACGTGCTTGGGGTTTTAAAGATATTATAAAAAGATGTGAGAGTTAAAATTCCCACGCACTAGGCGTGGAGATTTCTTAACCCTTAATCCCATCCGCTCTAGGTGAGAGTAGAAATGAGAAAAAGACTTTTATGTAGATCATAAAAGGGATAGTCCAAACTATGGATGACCATAGATACAGCTCGCTTATATACTCCTCAAAAAAAGGTATCAAACTTCTCATTAGTGTTGCTAATATCATGAATCCTACCATCAGATGTGTATAGATATTTGATGTTAGGTGTCGTCCTGTGTGTATCCAGCCTATGATTATCATAACAACCAAGTAAGCAAGCCCTACTCCGCCACTTGTGATAAAGTGTCTAAAGTGGTTTATAGCATCTATCTTGTCATTTAACAAATCCCATCCCATCAGAGCATAGCCAGCAGAGAGCATCACAAGGATAGATGCAAGGTAGAGCACAAATGGTTGGTTTAGTATAAACTCATCTTTTAGTATATAGTCTCCCGTTATGGCTAAAATAGCCGCACCAGTTGCTAAGCCTAGCCAGCCAAGTGCCGAGTTTTGTGGATATAAAAACTCAACTATTGTAAATAAAATTACTGCAAAAACTGCTAAGTTTGTCTTTGGTGGACGAGATACATAGATATCATCTATGCCTTTATCTTCCATAAGCTCATTTACCGCTTCCATATTTACTCGTCTAAGAGCAAGCAAAATTAGCACAACTATAGCTCCAAGAGCCACTTTTAGTATGCTCATGCCATTAGTAGATGCAAGTCCTGCTTGGGATGCAAAAAACCACACTTCTATGACAAAAATAGCAACTAATGCATATCCAAGTGAAGCATGTCTTTGAAGCTTGTCAAGCACTGCATCTTTTGCAAACCAGATGAGCCATAAAAGCATAGCAAGGTTTAGTGCTGCGACTATATATACTCCTAAATAGTCAATAAACCAAAAGCTAATTCTCCCAGCTATCCAAAGTATCATGATGTACTTTAGTCTCTTTCCAACAAAAGGAACCATTCCGGGAAAAAGCTCAGGAATTCCAGTTGTTAAAAATGCCATAGCTCCAGCTGTAAGTATTCCAAATATCATCTCATAGACATGCCAAGTAAGAGTATCATTCATAAAAGGCAAGTTTATTATGCCAGCCCAAACCAGTCCCCACAAAATCATAGTGATAATCATATATGGAGCTAAGAGTAGAAAAACAGGTCTAAATCCATAAGCTAAATATGTTGGAATATCCTTCTCATCTGGATAGTGCAAATAGTGATTTGTTGCATGAAGTTTCTGTTGTGGTTCACTCATTATTTTATCTCCAATTCAAAAGTATCTATTATCTTTTCATCTTGAAGTATCTTTGCGCTCTGGGCATAAACATACTCATCATCCCTTCTGTTTTGTGCTAGATCATAAGAAAATTTTTTGACAATATGCCCAGGATCTGCCTTTAACAAAAGTATCTCATCACTTAATCTGATGGCTTCCATCAGATCATGTGTGATAAAGAGTATGCTTATCTCTTTTTTGCTTATCATCTCTATGAGTATGCTTTGTAGCTCTTTTTTAAGCCCAATATCAAGGGCTGAGAAAGGCTCATCAAGAAACAAAAGTGAAGGTTTTACGACTAGTGCTCTAGCAAAACTAACTCTTTGTCTCATACCGCCACTCAAATCTTTTGGAAATTTAAGAAAATCGCCCTCTTCAAGTCCAAACTCTAAGGCTATCTTTTTTGATTTCTCTATGGCTACACTCTTTTTCTCTCCGGCAGCTAAGAGTCCTAGAGCGATATTGTCTATTACATTTTTCCAAGGAAGTAGTCTTGCATCTTGAAAAGCAAAAGAGCTACTTGTAAATGTATTAGTCACACTCCCCTCCTCCACATCTAAAAGTCCAGCACAAAGGTGTAGTAGTGTAGTTTTTCCCCCACCACTAGGTCCCACTACTGATAGAACTTGTCCCTTATTTAGCCTAAAATTTATACCACGAAGTATCTCTGTAAAACCAAAGTGATGATTTAAGTTTTTAACTTCTAACTTCTCCATAACTCAACCTCTCTTTTAATCGGCTCTAAGATGATATACTCAACAAACATAAGTGAGCCTATCATGATAACAACTAAAGCTAAAGCCGTTGGTGTATCTAACTGACTTCTAGCAACCGCCAAAGATGCACCTATACCATTGCTTGTAGCTAATAACTCAGCCATCACAACTATCTTCCATGCCATTCCAAGCCCACTAACCCACGCTGGAAATACATAAGAAAATATATGCGGAAAGTAAACATCAAAAAACTTCATATGCCATGGTAGTTTAAAGCTATCTGCCATCTCTTTTAAGTCGCCATCAAGCGTGCGAGTTCCTTGCAGGGCTCCCACAAAGATGATGGGAAATGAAGCGACTATAACGGTAAAGATAACAGTCTCATCGCCCATTCCAAACCAAATCATAGCTAGAACTATCCATGCGATTGGTGGCATCCCCACAAGTATGGTTACAATTGGGCGGCTCATCATTGATGCAGTTGCAAAGAAACCTGCTAAGAGCCCAAAAAAAGAACCTACTACTAAAGATATACCAAAACCAATAGATGCACGGTACAAAGTTGTTTTTATCTCAGCTATCACCATCTCATCGCCTAGCATCGCAACTAGAGTAGCAAATGTCTCTAGTGGTGATGGTAAGACTAAGTTGCCATAGATCTGGTTTCCCATATCCCATAGAGCAATGAAGAGCAGTATAGAAGCGATAGCACCCCATCCACTCCACAAGTATGCGGGAAAATCTTTTAGTATCTTTAGTGTGAACTTCATCTAATCCTCTTTATAGTAAAAGCTATCTTGTGGAAGTTTTGAACCTATTATTTTAGGGTCTTCTTCCTTTAAAACATCAAAGAAAAACTCTATTTTATCTTTTACATCAACAGCACGTCTACTCTTTAGGTTTACATGAGCTATGGAGTCAGCTACACCATCTTTAGTTAAGAGGTCAATCTCTTTTGCCACCATCTCTCCAGCCTCTTTAGGATGCGACATATACCACTTTAGTGAGTTATCATATTCTTCTAAAAAGCGAGATATAACTTTTTTATCTTTCATGCGACCTAAAACTGCCATCCCAGCTTGTGGAATATCCTTATCAGTGTTAAAAACTCTAGCCCACTCCTCTTGCAAATCAACACTTCTATACAAATCAGGTGCTATTAGTTTGATAGGAAATGAGTCGGTTTTGCGAAGTGCAACTGAGATTGCAGGCTCAGCTAGAAGTGAGTGGTCGATGCGTCGTAGGATTAGCATCTGCATAGCGTCTATAGGATTTGACACATAAACAAGTTCAAAATCTTTTTTAGGGTCTAGTCCCTGTTTTTTTAGTAGCTGCACAAAAACGATGTCTGGCATATCTGCACGAAATGGAATTGCAATCTTTTTACCCTTAAAGTCTTTTAAGGTTTTAAGAGTGTCATCACGACTAATCATTCCTAAAATCCCCCAAACAGAGACATTTAGAAGTCTAATATCAACTCCTTTATTATTTAAAATCGCTGCTGTATTTGTTGGAACTGCAACAAAATCAACATCTCCTTTTATAACAATAGCACGAAGTTCATCTGGATTTTTCCAAAGTCTAAACTCAACTTCTTTTGCAACATCTTTAAGTGCATCTGTTTTTATCATGTGTAGTAGCGGATGAGAAACAGATGCGAAAGGTCCAGCTATAACTATTTTATCTACTTTTGAATCTGCGTGTAATGAGGTTATTATTGATAATATCAATAATAACCTCACATATATAATTTTTTTCATTAAACTGCTCCTATATGAAATAATAATCAAATAATATCATATTGATATTAATTATCATTGATATCAATCAATATATGAGTGTTTTATTTTAAAATGAGTAATTTAACCTAGCATAGACATAACGACCTCTAATAGAATATTGATTAGAATCACCAATATGTTTTATATTACTTAAATTTTCTGCTCCTGCTCTTATTGTAAAATTTTCTATAAATTCTTTAGAAAACTGTAGCCCTAAAGTAGTATAAGCATCTAGTTTTTCACCATCTGCAGCTGTTTGATTTCCTACATAATTTACACGAAAATTACTATTTATCTCCCATGGAAGTTCAACTGAGAGTTTTAAATTTGCTGTATGTGCTGGTCTATTGAATAGTTCTTTTTTTGTATCTTTGTTTTCTGTATCAAGAAATGTATAATTAAGATTCAAATCAAGTTTATCAAATATTTTATTTTGAGTGAACTCTAACTCTACACCATCTATTCTAGCTTTTCCCACATTTGAATAAGTATATTCTCTGTATGTCATTGGTCCAACAGGAGTATCTTTTATATGAAGAGTATCTATAAGATCTTTAAGTTCAGTATGAAAATAAGTTGCTGAAATAGCCAGCTGATTTTTTTCATAATCATAACCCAGTTCAAATGTATCAGATATTTCAGGATTTAGATTATCATTACCCTTAAATCTATTAAATGTTTTAGGCATTCCATTAAATGGAGGTCCTGATGGATAAAATTCTATAGGAACAGCAAGAGTATAATCATCTGAATTTTGTGTAACAGTTGGAGCATTAAATCCATGTCCATAACCTGCTTTAAATCTACTATTATCATTCAGTTTATATACAAGATTGGCTTTAGGTGATAATTCTCCACCAAATTTTTCATGCTTGTCATATCTGGCACCAAGAGTTAGAATTGTATTTTTTCCTATCTCTATTTCATCTTGTAAATATACCGAAGCGTATTTTATAGAATCATCAAAGCCACTTGTTAAATCACTAGCTGAGTTATCGTATTTCTTTTTATATTTTTCTGTTCTATAATCTCCACCAAATACTATAAAATGATTTTCAAATGAAGCAATTTTAAGTTCAGCATTAAAAGTATCATCATGCATCTCATGAGTATATGAAAATTGTTCCGTATGTGCATCAGATATATTTGTGTAATACTTAAGGTCTAAACTAATATCATCAAAATCTTTTTCATACCCTATTGAATAATGAGCTTTATCTATATCGTATAGTTCATCATAAGCTTCTGTTTTTCTTTTTTCATTTCCTAAAATTACAAAGGCTGTTATTTGCTGAGTTAAATCAATGTCATACCAAGCTTTTACCATTACATTTCTAATTTTTTTACCTTCTATTTCTGTTGTATTATCAGTCTCTTCAGGCTCTGAAGTTTTAGCATCTACATATCCAATGATAGAAAATTTATCATTTATTTTTCCACCTCCTGAAATTGATACTTCCATGTTTTCTCCTCCATCTCGGGAGGCTTTTCCAGTTTCTAAAGTTATATCACCTTGAGTTTTTTCTGTTGGTTTTTTTGTGATTATATTTACAACTCCACCAATAGCACTAGAACCATATAAAGAACTCATTGGTCCACGAATAACTTCTATTTTTGATATAGCACTCATAGGTATCCAATTGTATTGAAAATCACTATGCCCTATTTGAGAGTCACTTCCAGAAATTCTTTCACCATCCACTAAAATAAGAGTGTTTTTAGAATCAGTACCACGAATACTGATATTTTGTCGACCATTTATAGAAGCATCATTAACACCCATATTTAATCCAACAACACCCTCCAGAGCTTCTTTAATGGAAGAGGCACCTGTTCTTTTTATATCTTTTGCTGTAATTATAGAAAAACTTCCTGCTGTATCTACTGATGATTTTTGTGTTTTTGCTGTTACAATAACATTCTTTAAATCATCTGCCGCACTTAAAGAGTTTACTAGCATCGCACTAACTAGCAGACTCAAATATATTTTTGTATTCATCTTATCTCCTTTGAACGATAACAATAAGCATTATCATTAAATAAATATAAAAAAATTTACTTTTTTATAAAACATTTTGCCTAAAACAATTCTCCTTGTAAATTAAATTTTTACTACTATTCTTCTTTTGTAACCAATGCCAACTTATTTAAAGAATGTTTTTTTAATAAATCCAATATGCCAATAACACGAGAATACGGAACATCTCTATCTATATAAAACATTATCAATTTTTCTTCTTTTACTAGAGGTAATATTTCAGCAATTATCTCTTCATACGAAACTTTTTTTCCATTGACTGCTAGTGAATCTTTTGACAGCTCAATATTAATAGTTTTTTCTTCTTTTACCTCTTTACTGGCTCCTGCTTTTGGTAACTCAAGCATAAGAGCAAGCTCTTCTTTTTTGAAAACTGAGCTTACAAGAAAAAATATCAATAAAATAAATACTATATCTACTACAGGAGTCATATCTAACCCCAAAGGTTCACGACGCTTCATAAATTCCTGCTATTTTTTGTGTTAATAATTGTTCAGTTTTATCTAGTTCGCCAATAAAGTAGTTATAAAACACATATGCTGGGATTGCTACAACTAAACCACCAACAGTTGTTATAAGTGCTGTTGAAATGCCTTTAGCAAACTGTGTCGGATCACCTAAACCATGAACCATGATTCCCTCAAAAGCCATAAAAATTCCAAGAACAGTACCAAGAAGACCTAATAATGGCGATATAGTAGACACTATCTTAAGGGTTGTTAATCCCCTCTCAAGCGGCGCTACTAAAGATGCTGCTCTTAACTCTGCTCTATCTGAAGGTAAATCAATATTTCTTGTACGAAATTTAAAAAGTGATATAGAAGCTATTTTCCATATTATTATTATTGTTCCAACTATTGCCATAGCAAATAAAACATACATAATAATTCCACCTTTATCTAAATAATATTGCATTTTTTAATCCTTAAGTGCGTAAATTATAGGAACGCTAAGTTCCCATCTATCTAAATTTTGAGGCAATGGTTTAAAACGCTTTAATTTTATTAAAAGCGATTTTGCTGCTACATTTAATTTTGTATATGGGCAAGGAGAACTGATTTTTACAGACTCAATATCTCCTTGTTTTGTGATAATAAAAGAGATTTTAACAACTCCCTCTTGATTCATTCTTCTTGCGTGTCTTGGATATTCTAGATGCTGTTGTATCCAAATTGCCAACTCTGAAAGATAGATATTTTTTTCTTCTTCTAAAAGATTTTTTTTAGCTAACTGTCTCTTTTTGTATTCTTCTTCTCTAGCCAACTCTTCTCTTTGAAATTCTTCAAACTTTTGTTGTTCTAGTTTTTGTTGTTGTAA
The DNA window shown above is from Sulfurimonas hongkongensis and carries:
- a CDS encoding HPP family protein, which produces MIIVKQYFSKMKGFEKSPPREPFKKIIWSWIGAFFGIFFVSFIPEMMDLGIINSLFIVGSFGASAVLVYGAPQSDFAQPRNLIGGHLISAIIGVSVYKFINLDISILGALAVSLSIVMMHFTCTLHPPGGGTALIAVIGGRAIHDLGYLYVLSPIALGAFLLLFIALVVNNFSRNPKRHYPRYWI
- the guaB gene encoding IMP dehydrogenase, with the protein product MRIRKRALTFEDVLLVPQYSEILPKEVSLETKLTRNITLKIPLVSAAMDTVTEYRAAIAMARLGGIGIIHKNMDVKTQAKQITKVKKSESGIIIDPIYVHPDATLKDAEKLMKEYKISGVPVVDTHNKLLGILTNRDMRFEKDLKKLVTESMTKMPLITAGRGISLDDAADIMNKNKIEKLPIIDEQGLLKGLVTIKDIKKRIEYPNSNKDAFGRLVVGGAIGVGQYERAKALVNAGCDVLVLDSAHGHSKGILDTVKKIKEILEVDVIAGNVATGEAVEALIKAGADGVKVGIGPGSICTTRIVAGVGIPQISAIDECAEVARKHGVPIIADGGIKYSGDISKALAVGASCIMAGSLLAGTEESPGETIMFQGRQYKSYRGMGSIGAMQKGSTDRYFQEGTASDKLVPEGIEGRVPFRGPIAGIVHQMMGGLRSSMGYCGSKNIEMFWDKAEFVEITSAGLKESHVHDVIITQEAPNYHV
- a CDS encoding RDD family protein, whose product is MNEVRYAGFWIRFFASFLDTLFLALPVGIIIYFLSDGNWFDFSQYQQNIAYAMSGNAEKALASQPQTSLKWELLFEVSVLLITMLFWKRWRGATPGKKFVNIKIVDTKTLGEIDNKQALTRSLGYIASTLVLLIGFFMVAFRSDKRGLHDLLAGTVVIYDKENL
- a CDS encoding O-acetylhomoserine aminocarboxypropyltransferase/cysteine synthase family protein; its protein translation is MDLQTKAIHVGYEKDSQRTMAVPIYQTTAYEFNDTQHAANLFSLKELGNIYTRLNNPTTDVFEKRFAEVEGGAASIATASGMSAIFYAIVNASEAGDNIICASQLYGGTLTQTTYTLKRLGIETRFFDVHKPEAIEALVDERTKIIFFESLTNPSIDVADIEAITTIANKYGILSVVDNTVATPILCRPFEFGADVIVHSTSKYTTGQGLALGGIMVERHNLVEKLKNNPRYTHFNEPDESYHGLVYTEVPLPPYSLRARLSLLRDLGAVPAPFNSWLFIQGLEHLSLRMQEHSKNALALALFLESHPKVTKVNYPGLKSNANYKNAQKYFDGGASSGLLSFEVSSYEEAAKVVDATKIYSLVVNIGDSKSIITHPASTTHQQLKDDELKACGVSQGLIRISCGLESINDLIADIKQALEA
- the metX gene encoding homoserine O-acetyltransferase MetX; the encoded protein is MSLNLKTHTQHFTNPLYLESGRIIEPYDIAYETYGELNDDKSNVIVVCHALTGSHHCAGLYEGENKPGWWDGLIGPGKGIDTDKYFVICSNVIGSCFGSTGPMSMQHPHLEHYRYKFPVVTIKDMVKAQRILFDRLNIHKVHAIIGGSMGGMQALQFGVHFPNFTNKIISLASTHATQPWAIAFNKVAQEAILKDPDFKQGYYDATLIKEKGLSGMAVGRMAGHISFLSHESMVRKFNREYKRTDGLYELFGKFQVESYLEYNGYNFTKWFDPLSYLYITKAINIFDLSRGFDSLEEALEKVTAKIHLISFKNDILFKNTEMKHIADTLESVGNSNYDYIDIDSDYGHDAFLVELDKFEDYIKEALDE
- the xseB gene encoding exodeoxyribonuclease VII small subunit — encoded protein: MSKDFETKLQSAKETLETLMNPEITLEESVKAYEKGTKELKDAQKILEDAVLKINTIKAS
- a CDS encoding carbon-nitrogen hydrolase family protein; translation: MRAAVLQLNAQGMSSTKLYNYIRIAHNKGVKVLLLGEYVLNPFFKELESLSASMIKEQEKHQSKVLKELSSTYSMTIVAPLIIVRKGEIFKVVAKFAPFSTSYYEQQLLINYSHWNEEKFFANSQKALKSPLVFKVDGFKFAIMSGFEIHFDELFAKLTGKNIDCLLLPSVSTFESYQRWKTLILSRAFTHNCYILRANRIGEYIDKEFKWKFYGDSLLASPNGELLEHLGNKEELMIVDMSHSEVVDARRAWGFKDIIKRCES
- a CDS encoding NnrS family protein, with the translated sequence MSEPQQKLHATNHYLHYPDEKDIPTYLAYGFRPVFLLLAPYMIITMILWGLVWAGIINLPFMNDTLTWHVYEMIFGILTAGAMAFLTTGIPELFPGMVPFVGKRLKYIMILWIAGRISFWFIDYLGVYIVAALNLAMLLWLIWFAKDAVLDKLQRHASLGYALVAIFVIEVWFFASQAGLASTNGMSILKVALGAIVVLILLALRRVNMEAVNELMEDKGIDDIYVSRPPKTNLAVFAVILFTIVEFLYPQNSALGWLGLATGAAILAITGDYILKDEFILNQPFVLYLASILVMLSAGYALMGWDLLNDKIDAINHFRHFITSGGVGLAYLVVMIIIGWIHTGRHLTSNIYTHLMVGFMILATLMRSLIPFFEEYISELYLWSSIVWTIPFMIYIKVFFSFLLSPRADGIKG